AGCCGGGCCGCGCGCCTCCCGACCCAAGAGAGCGTGAGGTTGATCGCCAGGTAGATCACCACCGCCACGACCCAGAAGCTGAAGAGATAGGCGTTGCCGTAGTAGTTACCCATGTCCTTGATCGTCTTTGACAGCTCCGAGTAGGCCACGATGTAGCCCAGCGAGGTGTCCTTGAGCAGCACGATCATCTGTGCGATGAGAATGGGCAACATCTGGGTGAACGCCTGGGGAAACTCGATGAGCATGCGGGTGCGAATCGGCGTGAGCCCGATTGACAGCCCCGCCTCGCGCTGGCCCTTGTTCAGGGACACGATGCCGGCGCGCAGCGCCTCGCCCACGATCGCGCCGTTGTAGACGGCGAGCGCGATTACGACGGCCCAGAAGGCGCCGGTCGAGGCGACGAGCAGGATGAAGAGCATCATGAGCAGCACGGGCATGCCGCGGAAGAACTCGAGCACGACGGCGACGGGCACCCGGATCCACATCGACTTTGCCAGCCGGCCGAAGGTGAAGAGAATGCCAATCATGAATGCGCCGACCATCGCGGTGACGGCGGCCAGCAGCGTAGCGACGACGCCCTTGCCGATCGCGCCCCAGACCTCGCCGTAGGCGAGCACGTCCCAGCGGGAGGCGTCGAACATGCCGGGAGTGACGTTGCCGTTGACCGCCACCTGCGGCTGGGCGAGCCGCCAGATGGCCCAGCCGAGCACTGCGGCGACGGCGATCAAGCCGACGACGGAGATGAGGACCGAGCGCTGCCTGGCCTTGGGGCCGGGGGCGTCGTAGAGAACCGTTGCCGTGCTCATCGCAGCACCCGAACCTTCTTCTCAATCTGCCCGGCGATGAGGCCGAGCGGAACGGTGATCACGAGGTAGCAGAGCGCGATGCCCACGAGGATGGGGATGACCGCCTGCCCGTTCTCGTTCGTGAGGCTTCGTGCGACCGCAAAGAGCTCAACCACGAAGAACCCGCCGGCGACCGAGCTGTTCTTCGTGAGCGCGATAAACACGTTGATGAGCGGCGGCACGACCATGC
This genomic stretch from Leucobacter sp. CX169 harbors:
- a CDS encoding amino acid ABC transporter permease, which translates into the protein MSTATVLYDAPGPKARQRSVLISVVGLIAVAAVLGWAIWRLAQPQVAVNGNVTPGMFDASRWDVLAYGEVWGAIGKGVVATLLAAVTAMVGAFMIGILFTFGRLAKSMWIRVPVAVVLEFFRGMPVLLMMLFILLVASTGAFWAVVIALAVYNGAIVGEALRAGIVSLNKGQREAGLSIGLTPIRTRMLIEFPQAFTQMLPILIAQMIVLLKDTSLGYIVAYSELSKTIKDMGNYYGNAYLFSFWVVAVVIYLAINLTLSWVGRRAARLVEAKKA